From Campylobacter showae:
ATTTGCGCGCGGCCGACGGGGAAAAATACCACGTGACGGGGCGAAATATATATGTGTCTGAAAATGACGTGCGCCAAGTAGTGCGAAAAGCGCGGAAACTCCGCGGAAAGCGCGCAATCCGCACGCTAGCCCTCGTGTGGAAATCAGAGCAAAAACGCAAGACGGAGCGACGAACCGAACGCTGCGACGACTACGTGGGCTTTGACCCTCTAAACGCCCTGAACCGCGATTTTAGCGGCATTCTCGAAATGCCGAAATCCGAACCGCCGCCCGAAAATACGGCGCTAATCCGCGAGCGGTATATGCTTGAAAACGCGTTACGGGAGCGCGAAAATTTAATGAAAATATACGAAAAAGGCTCGTATCGCGGGGCATTTAGCCTGCAATGGCGGGCATTTTCGAGCGTGGAAGATATCCCAGCCGCTATTGAAACAATCGACCGCGAAATCGAGCTACGCCGCGAAGCTATCAAGCGGCTAGAAATCGCATAAAAAGGAGGCAAAAGGCAAAAAAATTTAGCCCTTTTAGGGGCACAAATAGCCCATTTACGGGCAAGTCACAGTCTAAGCCGTTTTCTAAGTCGTTTAAACCCATACAAATAAGTCATCGTCTCACTATAATTATATGTAAACAAATAAAAAATTTAAGGAGACAAAAATGTTACAAGACAACGAAGCCAAAAAACGCAACGACGCAGCGCGCAGAACGCTAGCCTCGCTACTCAACCAAGACAAGACTATAAACGCCAAAATAAAATCGGCTGAAAATGACGTAGAAAAAGCGCAAAAAGTGCTTAAAAAATACCGAGAAATCAAAGCCGAAATTAACGCAAAATTGCAACTACTTTGCGACGCGACGAGCCTGCTCTCAACGCCGCAATCCGAACCGCAAGAAACTACGCCCCCCGAAGCCGAAAAGCCAGCCCCATACGGAAGCTACACTGCTTGATATTTTTACAGACCCTCGCGGTCTGTAAAAATCGTACGTTGAAAGTTTACTTTCAATAGTACGTACTATTTGTAGCTAAAGCTACATAGTCCGCATTTTCCGCCCCGCAAGGGAGCGAAAAATGAAAGAAAACCCCCGAAAAAAGGAGCTATAAAAATGACCCGAAAAATAAGAGATAACGGCGCGGAAGCAAGCATTCATTTCAAGAAAGCCGAGCAGATAGCATTTTTTCACAATTCTAGGGAAGCTTTTTTGCCCGAAACCAGCCACGAAGAATTGCGCGCAAAAAACGAGTGCGACAAAACCGCCGAAGAAGCACGCCAAATGTTTGAGGAATTAAGCGCAAAAGCCGACGAAAATTTTTTAAAAAACACGGGTCGGCGAACGAATATGAAAGCGTCCAACAAACTCTGGGAAAGCGCCCTGAACCTGCGCGAACGCCACACGCTCGAAGACGTCCAAAGATTGAACGCAAGAATACAAGAAATTACGGGATTCATTCCGATTCAAACCGCGATTCACCGCGACGAAGGGCACACGGACGAAAAAACGGGCGACTTCATTCAGAACGTGCACGCCCAAACCACGTGGCTTACGCAAAATCCCGAGACGGGCAAGTCAATGGCCTACTTGTTGTTTGGGCGGAAAGACATCTATCGCCAAATACAAGACATAGTCGCGGAAGAACTCGGTATGACACGCGGAAAACCGGTCGAAATCACGGGGGCGCGGCACTTTAAAAATATGCGCGATTATAAACAAATGAAACGTTCGGAAGCAAAAATTAACAAAGAGTGGGAAGCCAAACTAGAGGCAAATAACAAAGCGTGGCAAGAAAAACAAGCCGAGTGGGAACGCAAGCAAGCCGAACGCGAGGCGCGCCGCGAGGAGTGGGAGCGCCGAATGCCCGAGTTTATGGAAGCTAGGGAGCGTAGGGCAAAATTTATGAGCGACAAAATAGACTGGGAGCAAATTAGAGAATCGGGGAGATATCGCCTAGCGTTTATTCAAATGGGAAATGATATTGCAGGTTGGCCTAACCCGCAAGGAAATTTCTTGTTAGAAGCCCAAAAAGACGCGATTCGCTCGATTTTTTATATTTTTGGGAGCGTAACGCAACTCGCCGTATTCATTGCTAAAAAAACGTGGGAAAACGACGAGAAAATTAAAAACGAGGTCGATATATTTAAAGTCCGAGAAAATTTAAACCGCGCCGTCGCGATAATTGCGAACGACTGCGGCCAAAACCCTAGCGAACTTCAAGACAAAATTTACAGAATCTTAAAGCAAATCCCGGAGCATAAACAACACGAGCTTTTCGATTACGCGATACAGCACGCGCCGAACGCCGAAATACGCGAGGACATTAAAGCGCTCATTGAGGGGCGATTTTCAGATATAGCAAAGAGCGCCGCCGCGCAAAAAAGAATCGAAAATCGCGACCTGCGCCAAGCCCTGCGCGAATACGCGGAAGAAGCCCGCAAAATCCGCGACGAGCTAAAGGCGATGGACGAAGAAAACAGAATCCTGAACTTAGCGGAACGCGCCCTACTCCGCGAAAAAGGCGCAAATCGAAGCGAATACGCCGAGCAGGAAGCAGATAACAAAGCCCGCCTAGAGGAGCTAAAAACGCTTAGACAGCAAGTAAAAGACCTAAATAACGACATATTAAACGCCAAAAAACAATCCGAGCTAGACAAAGAAAAAATAGCCGAGCAAGCCGCGCAAATCAAAGAGCTAAACGAAAAAATCGAGGAGTTGACGGACAAAAACGCCAAAAAACAAAAGGAGCTAGAGCGCGAGCTAGAGCAAGAAAAAACAGCTAGAAAAACGGCGGAAATCATCACGCCTAAACAGCTTGACGTAGCCCTAGAGCAAATAAACGAACTCGAACAAAAACTAAAGCAGCGCGAAGAGCAAAAGCCCGAGGACGCATTCAGCATTATTGACGACATCGAGGGAAAATTGAAACAGCCCGAGCCTATCCGCGAAGAGCCTAAAATCGAGCCTCTCAAGCGTAGTGACGGTAGCGAGCAAAGCGAAGCTAAACCTAAACCCGAAGAGCCTAAACCCGAGCCCGAGCCGATAGCGAAAAAAGACGACAATCTAAACATATACGGCTACGCGAGGCCGCAAGTCGAGCCGCGCCGCAGATTTGACGACTACGAACCGCGCCGCCCGCGCGAGCCCGACCGCCCGAAATATGTCGAGCCCGAGCCTGAACCCGAGCCTATTTTCCGCGACCCGTGGACGAAAATCGAAAACGACTTGGAGCGATGGAAAAAAGCAGATAGCGAAGTGGATAAAAAAATGCTAAGTCTCCAAATACTTCAAAATATCGAAAAATACGAAAAAAGTGGCGTGCCGCCGCACAGACAATTAACGCTAGACGCCTATGTCCAAACCCTACGCCCGAACCTCGCCGCCGACGCTGAAGAAATCCGCAAAATCCGCGAACGCGAGCTAGAACGCAAACGCCAAGCAGAACGCGAAACTTCACAAAAGTTTGAGGACGTAAAGGCGAAAAACGTCAAGCAAGAAGCGGACGCGAGGCAAATGAGGCTAAAAAAGAAAAAAGAAGACTACGAAATGGGAATGATTTGACGTTTTTAAAACCTGCGCGCGACCCTAAATTTAGGGCTTCGCGCGGGTTTTTGTCGCGCTTCTTAATAAGTGATGAATATATACGCGCATACGCGTGCGCGCGAAGTATACTATACAAACTAACCAGCGGTAGCCCCCGCACGCCAAAAACGTGAGTCGGGCGGGGGAGGAGGTGTAGCGAACGGGGGAGGGCTTGCCCGCCCCCACCGCTACCCTGCGGAGCATAGACTATACCCCCACCATAAAAAACAAAAGCTATCAGGGATTCTAAAGATATTGGCTGCTAGGTATTCAAAAGATAAAAGCGGTTAGATATTCAAGAAATAAAAGCGGTTAGGTATCCCCAACCTTTTCATACATACCCTTTAAAATTTTCAAAATCAAGCCGCAAAAATACGACAAAAATCAAAAATTTACCAAAAAATTCTCTTAAGAATTACCCTATTTTCAAAAAAATTAGATATAATTCCAAACAAGACGATATTAGAGATTGCGAATAGTCGCGGAAAGCCGTTTGGGTTTATTTCCTTTCAGGGTAACCACTTAATCTCCAAACTAATTAAAGCCTGTTAAACACTTATTGACTTTAGCAAATTTACACTGCATACCAGCTAAAATTCAAAATTTCGAGTTATTCTGTGTTAATTTTAAAATAGCATCGAAGCTATGTTTGGTCAAATCATTTACCAAATTTGGATTTAACCATGCTATTTTAGCGAGCCCTACTCTGCCGTTTTTGAAAACGTAAATATCTTTTTTAGTTTTACAAGGCCGAGCTTCACGCCGCTATATCTCATTATCTTTGCCATCTGAGTCCATCTAGGCTTTTCGTAGCACGGATGCGGGCACTTGCGGCAGCTCGGCTTGATATCGTGCGAACAGGCCAAAAGACGCTCGTGAGCGTAGAAAAACAGCTGCTCGCACTCGGTGCAAAGCTGCGTATGGACGCTATGATTTAGGTTTTCGCCCTTGTAAATTAGCTCCAAATTTATCTGTTGCTTCGGCTCTAGCGCGTGTTTATCAGCGCAGTAAATCTGCAAAAATTTCGCCATAGTCGTAACCTGCTCGGTAAATTTCTCATTCGTCATGCATTTTCCCTTTGGGCAAATTTACCAAATTTCGGCGCTAGCGGCGTTAATTTACCTCAATTCCGAATTTCGCTCGCGCCCTTTGCAGATCCTCCTCGCAGTCGATACCGATGCTGTCGCTTTGCACTTCGAGCATGAGGATTTTTTCGCCGTTTGATAGAGCGCGCAGTTGCTCGAGCTTTTCGGTATTTTCGAGCGTCGAAGGCGCAAAGGAGCAAAATCTTTTCAAATTTGCCGCGCTATAGCCGTAGATGCCCAGATGCGCCTTGTATGCGTCAAACGCAGCGCGGTCAAACGGGATGCGCGAGCGCGAAAAATATAGCGCATAGCCCGCGTCGTCTGTCACTACTTTGACCAGGTTTTTATCGTCCGCTAGCTCGCTGCCCACAAATTTAAAACACGAAAACATAAACGCTCTCTCCGCGTTTTTCTCGCAAAATTCTCTAAATTTGACGATATTTTCAGGCTCGATAAAGGGCTCATCGGCCTGCACGTTTATGATGATTTCGCTATCTTTGACGCCGAGTATTTCCGCAGCTTCGTTGATACGGTCGGTTCCGCTTTGATGCGCCTGGCTCGTCATCACGGCTTTAAAGCCGAATTTTTGCGCGATTTGCGCTATGCCCTCGTCGTCTGCGGCGATCACGACTTCGTCCGCCGCACTCACCTTGCGCGCCGTAGCGACAAACATCGGCACGCCGTTTATCTCGCGTAAAATTTTATTAGGCATTCGCGTCGAAGCTAGCCTTGCAGGGATGATAATCATCGCTCGATCCAG
This genomic window contains:
- a CDS encoding nitrous oxide-stimulated promoter family protein, yielding MTNEKFTEQVTTMAKFLQIYCADKHALEPKQQINLELIYKGENLNHSVHTQLCTECEQLFFYAHERLLACSHDIKPSCRKCPHPCYEKPRWTQMAKIMRYSGVKLGLVKLKKIFTFSKTAE
- the kdsB gene encoding 3-deoxy-manno-octulosonate cytidylyltransferase → MIIIPARLASTRMPNKILREINGVPMFVATARKVSAADEVVIAADDEGIAQIAQKFGFKAVMTSQAHQSGTDRINEAAEILGVKDSEIIINVQADEPFIEPENIVKFREFCEKNAERAFMFSCFKFVGSELADDKNLVKVVTDDAGYALYFSRSRIPFDRAAFDAYKAHLGIYGYSAANLKRFCSFAPSTLENTEKLEQLRALSNGEKILMLEVQSDSIGIDCEEDLQRARAKFGIEVN